GCTATCTTGTGAATGATGGGGTAAACCTCTCTCGGAGCCTCCTGCTCCGGGGGGTCGGCAAAATAGCTGCACTCTCTATAGTTTTTAGTAGTGCATGTTTCCTGTTTAACCACGACGCTGGAGGGCCTCCCGTATGTTGAAACCACCGAGGGGTTATAGCATAAGCCATTGTGGTAAAACGGGCAGCTCACTCTTTATCACCAAGCTTACGAGTCTGTTAATACGTTCTGGAAGTTTTAAACCGTTTTCACCCGTTTCCCTGAGCCAGCTCTCTAGCGGCAACAACGAATCCTATTAGGATTGTTGAATAGTAGAAAAGAGTTCTGTAGCTAACAACGATGGATGGTGGAAGAATGATTGATAAGCCGTATTCTGAAGATATGCTTCCACCGGGCGTGGGTATTGAACCCATGCTCATCATGAAGTAGTATGCTATAACGCCTTCTAGTAGGTAGTTGCCACCTGCCAGGAAGAATATAGCTAAGCCCCAGGTTGTGTTATAAACTATTGTCAGCGCAACCAGCACGAGCACCCCGGTGAAACCTATTTTAGACGATATCTCCCTGTATCCGTTTGAAAACTTCACAAACCTCTCATAGAATGCGGGGAGTCTTGCGGATATTTTCAGCAGGAGTGAATTATTTGAGCGCCCACTATTCCGTTTAATAAAATAACTCATTGACAGCCATGAGGTAACCATGAAGGATGCGACAAGTACTACCGGGATT
This region of Thermosphaera aggregans genomic DNA includes:
- a CDS encoding flippase-like domain-containing protein translates to MPSTLAANWRKIIATLLMVTLVILAYSILTAGYEGFKDLVSWKGLASFTVLMAGWFISAVRLKYLVGKIYGYRLSLKASLKARLLGGLVANITPSAIGGEPARAAFLRKIMGKDIEELYALALYEVYYDVILVNTVALIPALLYIPVSIPVVLVASFMVTSWLSMSYFIKRNSGRSNNSLLLKISARLPAFYERFVKFSNGYREISSKIGFTGVLVLVALTIVYNTTWGLAIFFLAGGNYLLEGVIAYYFMMSMGSIPTPGGSISSEYGLSIILPPSIVVSYRTLFYYSTILIGFVVAARELAQGNG